Proteins from a single region of Thermodesulfobacteriota bacterium:
- a CDS encoding aminopeptidase yields PLRKIGYALWEASKQVAAEAIITEIIPRRSNGEEPPLPVAELMKIVDVILIPTSMSLSHTDARREASDKGVRIATLPGITEETMIRTLSADYYKIAERSRKIAHILHDGSIVRITSNRGTDVALSIDGRVGLADTGLNHNPGDFSNLPAGEGYISPVEGKSVGVIVFDGSMAGVGKLLDEIIKVEVIDGFASRIDGAEGAKKLLSIMKPLGKLAFNLAELGIGTNDKARITGNVLEDEKAIGTVHMAFGDNKSMGGFVQVASHLDGVIMNPSVYVDDELILKGGRFVNF; encoded by the coding sequence ACCCTTGAGAAAGATAGGCTATGCCCTTTGGGAAGCCTCCAAACAAGTAGCAGCAGAAGCCATAATCACTGAGATAATACCGAGGAGATCTAACGGTGAAGAGCCACCGCTGCCTGTAGCAGAACTGATGAAAATCGTAGACGTGATTCTGATACCCACTTCGATGTCACTCAGTCACACTGACGCTAGGCGCGAGGCGAGTGATAAAGGTGTGCGGATTGCGACGCTACCAGGGATCACCGAAGAAACTATGATTAGGACCCTTAGTGCGGACTATTATAAGATCGCTGAGAGAAGCAGAAAGATTGCCCATATTTTACATGACGGCAGTATCGTTAGGATAACATCAAACCGCGGCACTGATGTTGCGTTGTCAATTGATGGTAGGGTCGGACTTGCCGATACTGGACTTAACCACAATCCGGGTGATTTTAGCAATCTACCCGCTGGCGAGGGTTACATATCTCCAGTGGAAGGTAAATCAGTTGGCGTAATTGTTTTTGACGGATCTATGGCGGGAGTTGGAAAACTTCTAGATGAAATAATTAAGGTCGAAGTAATTGATGGATTTGCTTCCCGAATAGATGGAGCGGAAGGCGCTAAAAAACTTTTATCGATAATGAAGCCATTAGGTAAGCTTGCGTTTAACTTAGCCGAGCTCGGAATAGGAACCAACGATAAGGCACGAATAACAGGTAATGTACTCGAGGATGAAAAGGCTATTGGTACTGTACATATGGCTTTTGGTGATAATAAAAGCATGGGAGGCTTTGTACAGGTTGCGAGTCATTTAGACGGCGTCATTATGAATCCATCTGTCTATGTGGACGATGAACTCATATTGAAAGGGGGAAGGTTTGTCAATTTCTAA
- a CDS encoding type III pantothenate kinase, producing the protein MLFTVDIGNTNIMFGIFKERDLINHWRIGTDKNKTFDEYGVLFRNLLDIRGVDVNSIRGAVISCVVPTLLDVIVRALKSYFDVNPLVVEPGIKTGMPILYHNPKDVGADRIVNAVAAFDEYKSSVIVVDFGTATTFDCVSEKGEYIGGTIATGILISAEALFGSASRLPRVEIVRPKTVIGKNTVHCMQSGLVFGYAGLVDGIVSRIKDEMGTSPKVIATGGLASVIASESKSLQYIDEFLSLKGLRLVYEWNT; encoded by the coding sequence ATGCTTTTCACAGTAGATATTGGAAATACTAATATAATGTTTGGAATATTTAAGGAACGCGACCTGATTAATCACTGGAGAATAGGAACTGATAAGAATAAGACATTTGATGAATATGGGGTTCTTTTTAGAAATCTACTTGACATTAGGGGTGTTGACGTAAATTCGATTCGCGGAGCAGTTATTTCCTGTGTAGTACCAACCCTACTTGATGTTATAGTAAGAGCATTGAAGTCATATTTTGACGTGAACCCGCTAGTTGTGGAGCCTGGAATAAAAACAGGCATGCCTATTCTTTATCATAATCCGAAGGATGTGGGTGCTGATAGAATAGTGAATGCGGTAGCTGCCTTTGATGAGTATAAGAGTAGCGTTATAGTGGTTGATTTCGGGACTGCTACGACATTTGATTGTGTGTCCGAAAAGGGCGAATATATAGGTGGCACTATTGCAACGGGGATACTCATCTCTGCAGAGGCCCTTTTTGGATCGGCTTCAAGACTCCCAAGGGTAGAGATTGTTAGACCAAAAACGGTGATAGGGAAAAATACGGTTCACTGCATGCAATCTGGACTGGTTTTTGGATATGCTGGTCTAGTCGACGGAATTGTCAGTAGGATCAAGGATGAGATGGGTACTAGCCCAAAGGTAATCGCTACAGGGGGGCTTGCCAGTGTCATTGCTTCTGAGAGTAAATCGTTGCAGTATATAGATGAATTTCTCTCCTTGAAAGGACTCAGATTGGTATATGAATGGAACACATAG
- a CDS encoding glutamine amidotransferase has protein sequence MAVKRIVFLNPPGIIEGILISILFIIVAYATLKSIQGLESIKRKSIISLLYLASFSLILLMLLNPALKVENYREEKPTLAILIDNSWSMNLPFGAEGVSRIQKLRDYLSNNRAFISDIDEKFFVKYYTFNDSLHASSLDYINYTDPEGRDTNIVKSIKELVADQAPNKVDSVIIFSDGAENKGLEGIPESFSQDIDFKINTVFASGDGRLTDLWIDNIKSTDVAFIRYPFHIEVTVKSLGFGGMSLPVTLKEGERVISIKDVLIDSTSGQGVVNFSVTPNSLGRQVYTVSMPRVEGDFIQENNQLSFVFDVIINKIRVLHISGSPSWDVRFLRKALKRNPNIDLVSFFILREATDLVFASQDDLSLIPFPATEIFGKELDSFDVVIFQNFDFRPYGIFGTQLENLKNYVVRDGGGFLVIGGDRSFNSIDYESSAIADILPVKLGYSSVGENSSSDDREFLTALTEIGIRHPILRIIPNEYDNEKNWMKLPGLEGLNSVRELKSRATPLLTTQGGDPLLVIEQLNAGKVATFLSDSSWKWGFMGASEGNISAYYERFWNRLLLWLVDDPELREIRLKTDNSSYIVGATPQIDVLKTNDRQEDDTIKATMITPDGREVGLDVKSMSSDTLNFRPHIEENGIYKIKARIEGKDDSVEKDYVAETVFIVEPPENEIKGPTTNENLLKLLADKTGGKFVTLRDDPERLGIESTPIKRITGYKTEELWDKYWIFILLVLLLSSEWLLRRKWGLK, from the coding sequence GTGGCTGTTAAGAGGATTGTTTTTCTCAACCCCCCCGGAATTATAGAAGGAATATTAATTTCTATTCTATTTATTATAGTAGCGTATGCTACTCTAAAAAGCATACAAGGCTTAGAGTCTATAAAAAGGAAGTCCATAATTTCTCTTCTGTATTTAGCTTCGTTTTCACTGATTCTATTAATGTTGTTGAATCCTGCTTTGAAGGTCGAAAACTACAGAGAAGAAAAGCCGACGCTGGCAATTCTAATTGACAACTCTTGGAGCATGAACCTCCCTTTTGGTGCTGAAGGTGTTTCGAGAATTCAAAAACTAAGGGATTATCTTAGTAATAACAGGGCATTTATCTCTGATATTGACGAGAAATTCTTCGTCAAATATTACACGTTTAATGATTCACTTCACGCGTCGTCGTTGGATTACATTAATTATACAGACCCAGAAGGACGGGATACGAATATAGTTAAATCCATTAAGGAACTGGTTGCAGACCAAGCTCCGAATAAAGTCGATTCCGTTATCATTTTCTCTGATGGAGCCGAAAATAAGGGATTAGAAGGAATTCCTGAGAGTTTTTCTCAGGACATTGATTTTAAGATAAACACCGTATTTGCTTCGGGTGATGGTCGTTTGACTGACCTCTGGATAGACAATATCAAATCAACAGATGTCGCGTTTATAAGATACCCTTTTCATATAGAAGTTACCGTGAAATCACTCGGTTTTGGAGGCATGTCTCTTCCTGTAACACTGAAGGAGGGAGAACGCGTAATTTCGATAAAAGATGTTTTGATTGATAGTACTTCGGGTCAGGGTGTCGTAAATTTTTCAGTTACCCCAAATTCTCTGGGTAGACAAGTCTACACAGTGAGTATGCCTAGGGTTGAAGGAGATTTTATTCAAGAAAACAATCAACTGTCATTTGTATTTGATGTTATTATTAATAAGATTCGTGTACTTCATATTTCTGGAAGCCCATCGTGGGATGTAAGGTTTTTACGTAAGGCGTTAAAAAGAAACCCGAATATAGATTTGGTTTCTTTCTTTATATTGAGAGAGGCTACAGATTTAGTCTTTGCGTCTCAGGATGATCTAAGTTTAATTCCATTTCCCGCAACTGAGATTTTTGGGAAAGAACTTGATTCATTTGACGTAGTAATATTCCAGAACTTTGACTTCCGACCGTACGGTATCTTTGGTACTCAGCTAGAGAATTTGAAGAATTATGTTGTTCGGGACGGCGGCGGATTTCTTGTTATAGGGGGTGACAGGTCATTTAACAGCATAGATTATGAAAGCTCTGCGATTGCCGATATTCTGCCAGTGAAGTTAGGTTACTCATCCGTTGGGGAGAACAGTTCATCTGATGATAGAGAGTTTCTAACTGCTTTAACGGAAATAGGCATCAGACATCCGATTTTAAGAATAATCCCAAATGAATATGATAATGAAAAAAATTGGATGAAATTACCGGGACTGGAGGGCTTGAATAGTGTAAGGGAACTGAAATCCAGGGCCACACCTCTTCTAACAACGCAGGGAGGAGATCCTCTTTTGGTCATAGAGCAGTTAAATGCGGGCAAGGTTGCAACATTCCTTTCTGATTCTTCATGGAAATGGGGTTTCATGGGCGCAAGCGAAGGAAATATCTCCGCCTACTATGAAAGGTTCTGGAATAGGTTGCTTCTATGGCTTGTAGATGATCCAGAACTTAGAGAAATTAGATTAAAGACCGATAATTCGTCTTACATAGTTGGGGCAACACCACAGATAGATGTTTTGAAAACTAATGATCGACAAGAAGATGACACGATCAAGGCCACAATGATAACTCCAGATGGTCGAGAAGTCGGACTGGATGTCAAAAGTATGTCGAGTGACACATTAAATTTCCGACCTCATATTGAAGAAAATGGAATTTATAAAATTAAGGCTAGAATCGAGGGTAAAGATGACTCTGTTGAGAAGGACTACGTCGCCGAGACAGTTTTCATTGTTGAACCACCTGAAAATGAAATCAAAGGACCCACAACGAACGAAAATCTACTCAAATTACTTGCCGATAAAACGGGTGGGAAATTTGTAACATTAAGAGATGATCCAGAGAGGCTAGGGATCGAATCTACTCCGATTAAGAGGATAACCGGTTATAAGACCGAGGAGTTATGGGATAAGTACTGGATATTTATCCTGTTGGTCCTCCTATTGTCTTCTGAGTGGCTATTACGAAGAAAATGGGGTCTGAAATAA